A window of Magnolia sinica isolate HGM2019 chromosome 13, MsV1, whole genome shotgun sequence genomic DNA:
TGAGATTGTTAAATCATACATTTTATGATACGTTTTCACTAGATGTAAGTGGTATTATTGTTCCAAATTTCTTATTGGAAATAAGACTACTAATAATCCTTTTTTAAGATATCCCCATGCCCAATTTATTGATACCATCTTTTGCAGTATGTTCCAAATTAAGCTGGATGTTTtattgactcttttttttttttttttcctgcttatCCGTTTGAGATGAAACTGATTCCTTTTGAGAGAttactgaaattttattaaatagAAGAAGGAAACAGCCAAAAGGCCAACATTACAGGCAAAGATGATGTACTAGGCCTAGGCCTCATCTCAACCTCAACACTACTTTATTTGCTTCCAACTTGGCCCGAGAAATTATTTAACCTTTAGCCCAACTGATGACTCTTCCCCTAAATCTttgaaaagtaaataataattttttccaCCAATAAGAAAaacagagaagaaagaaaataatcATCGTGCTACCCATGGGCAGAAGATGTGTTTTATTTACAGTATTTCAAAAAGTACCAAACATGCTATTTTCTTAATTGTCTGTGACATGGACTAAAACCAGTTTCTCTAATAAAAGAAGACACTACATCGTTTTCAGTAACTATGCAAGCAACATATCTGAGGAAACGGGGAATGAATATACCGATCTCCCTATACGGCCTCCTAACTACCGATCTCCCTTCCCCCACTGGTCTCCCACTGTATCAGGGCTGGTACTATTCGGTCCCTCCCAAAATTGCAGTTTTCGGGTGGTTGGTCGGAAATCAAAGGGTGCTCACTGTTgacaatctgaggaaacgggGAATGAATATACCCAATATCTGCCTCTGTTGTATGGCCAATGAAGAATCGGTTAGTCACCTCTTCATCCACTGCCCTTTCATCCACAAGATTTGGTCGGTTATCCTCCATCGCTTCAATGTGCATTGTTGCTTTCCAAATTCAACTGACAGCCTTCTCTCATTCTGGCATGGGGTTAAATGTGGGAATCACAGGACTCCTCTTTGGAGGATGGCCCTCCTAGCGGTATGGTGGGCTGTTTGGATCGAAAGAAATGATCGGTGCTTTAACGACAAAGCTAATTCAGCGGACATCATTGCGTTTAGGGCAATCCAGTTTGTGGTCGAATGGGCTTCCTACTCATCCAAGCCTATGGATTGTAATTTTGATTTCCTTGCTGTGTAGTcggtctgctatctcagcagagcCGTGCTctctctgtttttgctgttttcttcctcttttaataaatttttctGCGTAAATTCTTGGGCTGGGCTTTTGGATCTTTATGGGTCACTCTTGGACCAAAATGTCAAAGCCATCATGCATTGATTCTGGTGGGCTTGGGTTTGGTTATGTGCTCCAAGCCTGGACTGGCCCAACCAAATGCCACCCATTGACACCCTCTTCACAAGCCTAAATAGTTTTTGTGATGGAAACTTCATTGTAATTCATCTGTTTCTCTCTGTCTTCTTCAGCCGCTCTTAATTTGGGTTGCACTCCTAGAAGAGCTTCGCGGAGCCAACGGCACAATAATCCAAGGTGTTATCTAAGTCCTAACACGCAGGAAGCTACTGAAACCTCTCTTTCTCCTAAGATTTCGAACCACATGGCGTATGAAGGGCCATCGTGTTTACGACCTCCTCAATCTGGGAATCCAACTCAATATGCCAGTCAATTTGCACCACATTACTCGAACCTACCGGCATCCTTAGCTGTAAATTCAGCACGTCTGGGTTCTGACTCTGGTAGCACTATTCTTCGGGACAAACCCATTCATCACGAACAGCTGAATTCGCTACCCATGTCTTGCTCTGAGCTTCCTCTGTCTGATAAGTGCACTCTCCCTCCCCAAGGTAAACCATCGTTTCCAGTGGATACTCGTCCCTCACCAAGTTCAGGCCACATGCATCCTTTGTATTACATCAGCAACCAGCAGACTATGGAACCTATGTTCATGTTTCAATATCCCCGAGATTGGAACCGAGATGCATTTATTGTTGGCACTCAGGCACAACCCATTGTGGAGCCCAAAACGGGTTTATTGCTGAATCTCCTTGGCCACGACAATGCTCGAGATTCTCTGAACACGACCGCTCGGGCATCTTCAGATTTTGGGGTCACATCTGAGAACCGACATGATATGGGACATGACCTATCATTGCGCCTGGCGCCATCTCCAGCTCTGGAAAATAGTAAGACTCTTGAAGACCTGGGATCCATTAGTCCCCATGATAGGAGCAGGTTCTGTGATCCATCTCTAAGTAAAATGAGGACCAGCCACTTTGATTGCCTGTCCTCATCTCCTCAAAGAGATAAAGAGTTGCGTTTCTTCCCTATGGACACCACGAATGATCCTGCAGAGAGCTGTTCTACTAAATGGAGCTCCGAGGGGGAAGGCCTGCAACTTGAGGCCGCCATGAAGAAGCGCAAGGCACCCATTGGTAATTCTGTTGAAGATGGGCAGTTTTGCTGGCAATTGAAGCCTTCGGCAAACCCATTTTTTAGTAGTACAAAGGGACCACGTTCTTAGAAAGCACCCACTAACATGTTTTTTTTGAATCTTCATACGACTCTTTCAAAGAAATTTTCATCTTCAAAGCTTTGCAACCTTCGTTGTATTAGTGTTTCACATTTTCAAAGTGCGAGTAGCTGTTCAACCCCTGAGTTGAAATGGATCCAGTTTTCTTGCCACAAGTAGCTGTGGCTACCGTTTATTGGTAGTTCTTTGTAACATATATAGAGACATCTGGACCTCTGAATAGCTTAGGATACATTTGATCCATTGATATAAATGGTAAATACTGATTGGTTATTGATTTAGTGCTGTTGCCAATTTTCACTATTGAATTGCCAGGAGCTAATCCAagatgaggaattatatgattctTGACACATGCTTTTATTCTTGGGCTTTCAATTtttgcatgtgggacccatccataCATTGATCTTATGGTATGTACCTTGGATGGATCATACCCCACAATATCTGATGGGACAATCCCAACACTTTGTTTGACAACATGCTAATAAAaggtgaaaaaaaaagaagcagcaaTGATCCAGATTCATAGAAAAAAAAGTCAAAGATTATATGGCTAGGAAATTTTCAATTCATGGTTTAGATCATGGTGCATCCACTGTGGGATCCATTAGATTTATGGTCTAGATCATTGGCACCAAGCCCCATTTTCATAAATCAGGGCCCAGGGATACTGTGCATGTCTTTGGGTCAAAGATCATTTACTTTTTCATCTGATGGATTTTTTTGGAAGGATAATCCCTTGTCAGATGGATACTAACATTGGCTACAAAAATCAAGTTTTTGGACTGGAAGATTGATTACAGAGACTACTGATAAGAAGGATTTAAATTATGCATGCAGAACTTGAGGCTACTGGCCACCAAACCAGATTCCTGTTTTTAATAGGTTGTAAGGTTTAAAACCAAGTTTGACATGGTGCAAATAAATGTGGAATTATAAGGTTTTAAAAGACCATATTGGATGCTATACAAATGAATGCTGGATTGTAAGGTTTAAACAAAATTCGGCATCATCCAAATGAGTGGTCAAATCAGTAAGAACTGATGCCCATTTGAGAAAATGAAATGGGAACTTCTAATTACACATTTTGATGGAAATAGGATCTTCAAAAATTGATTTGGGTTACCATTTGGCAGTTTCTACTCTAGATATTTAAGCTGTGGAAATTATTATTTATCTTGATTTGGGTCCTCATGCCAATAACCTTCAGCATTACAGTTTGCCCTCTGGAATATCTTCTTGGGTTCCAGATCTCAAAAGCTCAGTTACCATCTGATTTGAATCTTATGTCTGAGCATCACATTCGGATCCTGTGCAAGTGAAGGATTGTACTCAATAAGCCGTCTTGCCAATTATACCAATCTTAAAACTAAGATCATGTTTTTCCTTGCATATTTCTACATGATCTATGGGCTTGCAGTTGATTTGCCGCATGGAATTGATTGTTTATTAATTCAAATTGTTCGGCATTGATATAATGCTGACAGTTCTGATAgacaaaatttcatgattaggCTGCAAAAGATAAACTCCTCAtttcaacattcctttctttctttctttttatttttattttatgaataTTGTATATGGCATTCTTTTTTATATACTATGTAACAAGTAGACAACATGCTTGATTGGGCATACACACCAACATGACTAATTGGACAGGATCTGATTGCATCTTTTCCTTGCTTTCAGCTATTAGTTAGTACGATTTTAATATAtctcaatattttattttaatagttttttttttttttgtacgaaCATGTCGGGATATTGGGTTTGAGGTCTGTTTTTGACGCAATGTGTCCTTGCTCGGTGCATACATGCATCCATTTCTAAGATACATAGGTCATTGCGCATTACTGCACTGCACCAATTAATTAATGGAGGCAAGGATAAGAGTGTCGTTTGTAAGGAGAAATCAATGCAGAGGGAGGCATGGAATCTTTGCAGATATTGTGGTTGTGGTCCAGTGAAAGAGAGTTATTAATGTTGGCAAGGAGAACAGTGTAGTTTGTAAGGAGAATCAATGTAGATGGTGGCGCGGAATCTTTGCAGATATTGTGGTTGTGGTTGAGTGAAAGAGATTTTGCTAGCAGAGGCTTTGTGGGCTGTGTAATGGAGTAAAACGGCAAAATACAGGTTTGAAATGGATAAAGTCCCCTTAAAAGCATTTTGAGGCTGCATGTAGAGTACCATGAGTCCATGAGACTCATTGAATAGTAGAGAAGTGGCCTTCATTGCACGTATGATGGTTAGAAATTGCTTACTTGCCTTCTTGAAGAGTGAGTGTGACACCCTCAAGGACAGGAGCAGCAGGCCTATCGAGTTTGAGTGGAGAAGAAGGTGATGAAAAGCATCATGCTAAGCTTGATTCTTGAGAGGGAGGGCCGGGTTCTTTGGGATCTGGGGATGATGGTATATGAGTCATAGATATCATGTAGAGATGCATCGAACTTGGGGGTATGTGGTCAAAATTCCGGACTTAGACCGAGTGTTCATTAAGTTGTGATTAGTGGCTTGATTGGAACGAAGTCATGTGGTCATGAGTTCGACATAATGCATTGTCACGTCATCATAGAGGCTCCATGCTGACTTGCATGTTGTAGAGCGTGCGGAAGGAATGCGTTATTAAGGTAGCCCCAATGATGCGTTATATgtaataatctctctctctctctctctctctctctctctctctctctctctctctctctccttactaATTTGAGAGATGGGGTGCAACTTGGCCCCACTTGTTTGAGTCACACACAACTCCTCTGGGTCGACTCGACCCAGGACTAAACGATTCGGTCTGAGTAGCTGGATTTTTAAACTGTGATGATTGGTGTTGTAAAGATGTTGAGAGAGATGTATCCAGTAGCAAAGAAGAATTAATCAAGAATGGAGACATTAGAAACGGCCTAATGGTGGCCACAATCAGTCATGACATTGATCGGCTGCTTGCAATAGGGCACGATCGCCATGTGCACATGTTTCGCACTGACTAGGATTACAGTTGTTGTGTTTGCTCCTCTCATGATGTGGTCGGTTTAGTTATATCAGCTAGTAGTGAGTGTAAGGTATTGTGTTTGGATGTTTGGATCTGAGCAGGGAACAATTTAAGGCtctctgttctctctctctctctctctctctttgtgaggGAAACGGGATTGATTTTCTGTGCATTTTCACACGCAACACCTCATCAACATGCTGGATGCATTTCTACAGGAAACATGAGCATTCTCCCAAATGCAGCTGAAACATCAATTTTAGTGGGAAGGACTTTGCTGAATCCAGGTTTGAGCAGTTAGAAATTCGTTAGTAGTGTGGATATAAGGCTGCTGTTTCATTGCTTGGTAATGActcttttctaatttatttttatttttatttatgttttcaaaATCAAGGTGTGAATGAGAAGGTGACTGATATGTTTTATTAGGAAGTACATGATGATATGTGGACAGCTTTGATAGTgtggaatggcggaaaaggattGTGTGGTTGAATAACGATGATGATATGTGGACATACCAGAATAACTAGAATGCGACCGTTGGTTGAGTTATGGAACAAACGAAGGTTTTTTgtgttttgctttctttgcttggTTTCTCTTTAGAAATCGGGACTATTTCATTCTGTGATTCAGCTGCGCTGTGCCGACACAGAATTGCATAAAAATTCAAATAATgctttagggtgcgtttggttgcaccgaatATCATGATTGATCGATCTAATGAAATTTCACGATGTTGGGTACAATCAAACACGCCCTTTATCCTTTGATCATTctcttaattaattaatttttttagagAACTTAAACATATAGCACCGAACCCATGCGAGttctttgtaatttttaaaagTGTCAGTGTGTATTTACAGCGTCCAAGTGGGCCCACTTATGATCACAGCTGAGCGTTGGGTAGGAGGGTTCCAATTTTACTCCTGCCGTCCATTTTGCGTCCACaattagacgtatgtgattgtccaaaaatgattattTTTGGTTCATGTACAATCTCTGGTGCATTCCTTCGATCCAGTGGCCTTTGTTGATCATAATTAGATACACTGAAAACCCTAGTTTAATTATGAAGGCTGGGAAAAAATCGGTTGAGCAGCTTGTTTGTTTTATACCTAATGGCCCATCCAAATGTTGGATGCAAATGTTGGCATGAGTTGTCTTCCGAAGATTAGAGGAGCAAATTAAGGGATGAAAATCCCTACATCATAGGGTCAACTACAGTCCAATGGAATCAACAATTATAGCCGAGATTTTCTATGGTTGATAGCGAGATTTGAGTACACCAAAATAGGAGTAATGTTTGCTGTTATGTATCATCACTGTGTAAAGGAAAATATACGAAATACATAATCTGAATTTTCCCCCCAAAAATTGATATGGTATTAGAGAGGTTCTTTCTTCCCTATCCTCTGTCATCCGAAACATAAAACAAAGACAAGCACCCTGCATCATGGCTGATGCAGACTCGCATTCGGACGAGTCTCTCTCGTCTTCTATCTTGTCTGAGTTCAATACAAAAATGGCTAAGGTGTTGTCCAAAACCTCAGCTTCGACCCAGACTACCGACATAGCCACTGCACCAATTGGGATTAAGTTGGATGGGACCAACTACGCACTTTGGTCTCAGGTGGTGGAAATGTACATATCCGGCAAAGACAAATTGGGGTATATCAACGATGATTTTTCCCAACCTCCATCAACAGACCCAAACTTCCGCAAATGGCGCACCAACAACGCCATAGTGAAGGGTTGGGTGATTAATTCCATGGATCCATCATTGATTggaaatttcattagatttccgACAATAAAAATGGTGTGGGACGCCATAGCAACGACCTATTTCGATGGGAGTGATGCCTCCCAAGTGTATGACCTTCAGCGTCGAGTAACACGTCTGAAGCAAGCGGGTGGCTCACTGGAGAGATACTACAACGATCTACAGGGATTGTGGGGAGAAATTGACTTCCTGAGGCCAAATCCAATGCAGTGCAAGGCAGATATTCAGAAGTATAACACCATGGTGCAAGAAGACTGAGTGTATATCTTCCTAGATGGTCTGGATGATCGGCTAGACGGCATCCAGAGGGATATTCTGCAAATTCAACCGTTCCCCACCATGGAGCAAGCATACACCCATGTCCGACGGGAGGCGATACGGCAAGCCGTGATGATAGGGACCACGAGCGAAGAACCACCGGGTGCTGTGATGGCATCCAAAAGCTTGAAGGTTGGAGCTCCTGCATCGAGTTTCCTCTAAAATGGAAAGCCGATTTCCACTTCTAAGTCAAAGACTGCATCTGACAGGTAGAAGTGCTCTCATTGTGGAGGTTTTAAACACACTCGGGAGACAAGTTTCAAGCTCAATGACTATCCCGAGTGGTGGCATGAGTTACAGGCAAAGAAAAAACGTGATAGTGGCACAGGTAAAGGTGGGCCAATGGTTACAGGCCAAGCTGCCCTAGCGGACCAAGGTGCTTTGGTAGGCTAAGCTTCAGTTGCTGCAAATGAGCCGACTCTTTCTTTAATTCCAGCCGAAGCTCATAATGCCACTACAGGTACCATTCTACTTGGGTCCAATATGGAGGAGCCCAtaatgagtggatccttgacttAGGGGCCTCTGATCATATGAACTATGATGAAAAAGATTTCTCTCAATGGTCTACACCTTGGAGAATGAGCATTGTAAATGCAAATGGAAAAATTTGCTCGGTAACCGAGGCAGGTACCGTGGTGTTGTCACCGGACTTACCTTTGTCCAATACGGTTCTTGTCCATTCTCTTTCCCATAAGTTATTATCTGTAAGCCAGATTACCAAGGAGCTGAGTGTGATTATTTACCTTGATGTTTGTTTTCTTTAGGATATTCTCACCCAAGAGATCATTGGGCGTAGTATTGAGAAGGGGGGACTCTACTACATGAAGGATTTCAAGGTGGGCCGTGCCTGTCAGACTACCCATTAGAATTAATCAAAGGAGGAGCAGATTTGGTTTTGGCATCGCCGGTTAGTTCATCCTTCATTCGGTTATTTAAAACATGTATTTCCTGGTTTGTTTTCGGATATATCGAGTTTGGAATTTAAATGCGAAACATATATTGTAGCTAAAAGCCATCGGACTACTTACCCTTTGAGTTTCAATAAGAGTGCGGCTCCATTTACATTGATTCATTCTGATGTGTGGGGTCAGTCACCTAAATCTACTATGCTTAGCTATCGGTGGTTTGTGATATTTGTAGATGATTGCACTAGGATGACGTGGTTATATTTGTTGAGACACAAAGATGAAGTTTTTGATATATTCCAATCCTTTTATGAGATGATTTGCACCCAATATTCCACCAAGCCTCCGGTTCTTCGCTCCGATAATGGTGGCGAATATGTGAATGCTCAGTTCCGTGATTTCTTTCGCCAGCATGGTATGATTCATGAGACGTCATGTTCCCAAACTCCGCAGCAAAATGGGGTTGCCGAGTGGAAAAATCGCCATATCCTTGAGACTACTCGAGCCCTTCTTCTTGGAGCTAATATGCCTAGTCATTATTGGGCGGATGCAGTCACGACGACAGTTCATGTTATTAACAGAATGCCGTCGAAAGTCCTCGAGATGCAGATTCCTCTCTAAGTGTTATCCACCTTTGTTACCTTACCTTTAGTCTTGATGATTCCACCACGTGTCTTTGGATGTGTTGCCTACGTTCACCTCCACAAGGACAAACACACTAAAATTGATCCTCGTGCAATTCGGTGTCTCTTCTTGGGCTATGACATACATCAAAAAGGGTATAGGTGCTACGATCCTACTCATCGGCGTACATATGTGTCGATGGATGTCACGTTTCTGGAATCCGAGACTTTCTTTATGTCCAAGAGATCCACTTCTCCTCTTCAAGGGGAAAATCATGATGAAGAGACGAACTGGTTGTGGTTTGATTGGTCAGGGTTCAATGACCTAGATACGATTGAAGGCACTATAGACACAGAGACGACGCATAGAGTCCCCTTTCACTCCTCAGTATCCATTGACCCTTCTCCTGAGAATATCACTGAGGTCAACTCTCCAAGCTCCCCTGAGAATATCACTGAGGTAAACTCTCCAAGCTCTCTGCTTACACCTCAAATTTCTAACACCTTCGATACTCCTGCTCCTGTTGGCTATGGGTTACCTTTCAGGCATAATCGTGAGGTGGAAGAGCAACGGTCGAAATATCCTATTGCTAATTATGTATCCATTGAAAAGCTCTCGTAACCAGTGAAAAGTTTTGCTGACGATCTTTCATCTCATCACATTCCTACCAGTGTTGAAGAGGCATTAAGGGATCATAGATGGGTTTAAGCTATGAAGGAAGAGATAGAGGCCTTACTAAAAAAAGAGACATGGGTACTTGTCTCATTACCCGAAGGAAAGAAGACGGTGGGATGCAAATGGGTCTTCTCCATCAAATACAAGGTAGATGGGTCAATCGAACGATACAAAGCAAGATTAGTTGTCAAATGTTATACCCAGACATATGGAGTCGATTATCAAGAAACCTTCTCACCAGAGGCTAAACTGAACACGGTTAGAGTTCTATTATCTCTTGCTGCGAACCTTGATTGGCCATTACATCAGCTCGACGTaaaaaatgcatttcttcatggtgatctcaAAGAAGAAATTTACATGGATATCTCTCCCGGGTATATGGCTAATTCTGAAGCCAAGGTTCTGTGAAAATTGTAGAAACTCTATATGGCTTGAAACAATCTCCTCGAGCTTGGTTCGGGAGACTGAGTTTGACAATGAAAAAATATGGCTTCCAACAGAGCAACTCTGATCACACCCTATTTTTTAAACGTCGACAAGGTAGGATCACGACACTTAttgtctatgttgatgatatgatcATTACAGGAAATGATGTAGATGAGATTGCATGACTTCAAGAACAGTTAGCATCAGAGTTCGAGATGAAGAACTTAGAGGGGCTCAAGTACTTCTTGGGGATCGAAGTTACTAGATCTAATCATGGGATATTCCTTTCTCAGCGGAAATATGTTCTGGATCTGCTAGTTGAGGTCCGGCTACTAGATTGCAAGCCTGCTGATGTACCAATAATCCAAAATCACCGACTTGGGAAATATTCAGACCAAGTTCCAACAGACAAATGTAGATATCAGAGACTGGTTGGCAAATTGATTTATCTGTCACACACGTGACCTGATATTGCCTATGCGGTAAGTGtggttagccaattcatgcattgCCCGAGTGAAGATCATA
This region includes:
- the LOC131223115 gene encoding uncharacterized protein LOC131223115, yielding MPRPGPRPYECVRRAWHSDRHQPMRGSLIQQIFKVVNEIHSAATKKNKEWQEKLPVVVFKAEEIMYSKANSEAEYADPKTLWERLNDAINTIIRRDESTESGDFLQPCIEAALNLGCTPRRASRSQRHNNPRCYLSPNTQEATETSLSPKISNHMAYEGPSCLRPPQSGNPTQYASQFAPHYSNLPASLAVNSARLGSDSGSTILRDKPIHHEQLNSLPMSCSELPLSDKCTLPPQGKPSFPVDTRPSPSSGHMHPLYYISNQQTMEPMFMFQYPRDWNRDAFIVGTQAQPIVEPKTGLLLNLLGHDNARDSLNTTARASSDFGVTSENRHDMGHDLSLRLAPSPALENSKTLEDLGSISPHDRSRFCDPSLSKMRTSHFDCLSSSPQRDKELRFFPMDTTNDPAESCSTKWSSEGEGLQLEAAMKKRKAPIGNSVEDGQFCWQLKPSANPFFSSTKGPRS